The sequence TCGCCTTCTCGCGGTCGATGAGGACGTTGACCTGGGCCGCATCGGGCATGCCCTCGAAACGGACACCGGTGACCACCTTGCTTTGGGAAGCAAGCCCGAGAAGCTGGTCGCGTGCCTGTGCGAGCGCTGCCTCCCCAAGTCCGCCGCGGTCCTGCAGGCGGAACGAGAAGCCGCCGGTGGTGCCGAGGCCCTGGATGGCCGGTGGCGATAACGCGAAGCTAATCGCGTCCTTGATCTGGCTCATCGCCATCGTCGCACGGCCGGCAATCGCCTGAGCGGAGTTGTTCGCGTCACGCTCGCTCCAGTCCTTGAGCGTCACGAAGGCAAGCCCCGCATTCTGGCCGGTACCGAAGAAGGAGAAGCCGTTGATCGCGACGATACGGTCGACCGCCGGTTCCTGACCAAAGATCTTCTCCGCCTGCTCGATCACTTCCGTCGTTCGGTTGCCGGTCGCCTCCGAAGGCAGCTGCATCATCACAATGACATAGCCCTGATCCTCGTCCGGCAGGAACGACGATGGCAGTTTCATGAATGCCCAGCCAAGGCCCGCGAGCAGCGCCAAGTAGATGATCATGAAGCGGCCGGCGCGGTGAACGAGGCCTCTGACGACACGGCTATAGCCGTGCGAGGTTCGGTCGAAATTGCGATTGAACCAGCCGAAGAAGCCGCGCTTGGCGTGATGATGGCCCTTCGGAACCTGTTTCAGGAAACTTGCACAGAGCGCAGGCGTCAGCGACAGCGCCAGCAATGCCGAGAACAGGATCGAAACGACCATCGTCAGGCTGAACTGGCGGTAGATCACGCCGACGGCACCGGGGAAGAAAGCCATCGGGATGAAGACCGAGGCGAGCACCAGCGTAATGCCGATAACGGCGCCGGTGATCTGCTTCATCGCCTTACGCGTGGCATCCTTCGGCGACAATCCCTCTTCCGACATGATGCGTTCGACGTTCTCGACGACGATAATGGCGTCGTCGACGAGAATGCCGATCGCCAGCACCATACCGAACATGGTGAGGACGTTGATCGAAAAGCCCATTGCCAGCATGACCGCGCAGGTGCCGAGCAGTGCGACGGGCACGACAAGCGTGGGGATGATCGTGTACCGGATGTTCTGAAGGAACAGGAACATCACGATGAAGACGAGGGCAACGGCCTCGAGGAGCGTCGATACCACCTTCTCGATCGAGACCTCGACGAAGGGCGAGGTGTCGTAGGGAACAGAATATTCGAGCCCTTGCGGGAAGAACTCGGAGAGTTCGTCCATGCGCGCCTTGACTGCCGCAGAGGTCGACATCGCATTGCCGCTCGGCGAGAGCTGCACCGCGATCGCCGCCGAGGGCTTGCCGTTGAGGCGCGTCGAGAAGGCATAGCTCTCGCCACCGATCTCGATACGGGCGACATCGCGCAGGCGCACGGCCGAGCCGTCGGCATTTGCCCTAAGAACGATCGCGCCGAACTCCTCAGGGCTGGAAAGCTGTCCCTTGATCACTACCGGAGCGCTGATCTGCTGAGTGATCGGATTGGGCTGGGCGCCGATACTGCCCGAGGCGATCTGGGCGTTCTGGGCCTGGATCGCCGCGGTCACGTCGGCGGCGGTCAGGTTGAGGCCGAGCATCTTGTCCGGATCGAGCCAGACGCGCATCGAGCGCTCGGTCGCAAAGAGCTGGGCGCGGCCGACGCCGGGCACACGCTGGATTTCGCTAAGCACGTTGCGGCTGAGATAGTCGCCGAGGCCGATCGCATCCATCGACCCGTCGGTTGAAGTCAGCGAAATGATCAGCAGGAAGCCGGAGCCGGCTTCGTCCACCTGAACGCCCTGCTGTTTGACCGCATCGGGAAGGCGCGGCTCGACGCGCTGTACCCGGTTCTGGATGTCGACCGAAGCCTGGCTGGGGTCAGTGCCCGGCTCGAACGTCGCGTTGATCTCCACCGAGCCGGACGAACTCGAGGTCGACTCGAAATACATCAGCCCCTCGACGCCGTTCAGCTCATCTTCGATCAGACGCGTGACGCTCTGATAGGTGTCCTGTGATGAGGCGCCGGGATAGGTCGTGTTGATCGAGATCTGCGGCGGCGCGACGTTCGGATATTGCGAAACGGGCAACAGCGGGATTGCGATGATGCCGGCGACCATGATGAAGATCGCCACCACCCAGGCAAAGATCGGCCTGTCGATAAAGAAACTAGGCATCTGTAAGCTCTCACTTCACTTCGGTGGTGGGCTTTTCGCCCGTGCCGCCTGAAGCATTGGCCTGCTCGCCCTGGGGCTTTGCGTTCGGGTCCCAATCGGACGGCTCCACCGGCGCGCCGGGAGCAATTTTCTGGAAGCCCTCGACGATGACCTTTTCTCCGGGCTTGAGCCCCGAGGTCACCTGCCAACGCGTGCCGACGGTTCGCCCGAGCGTGACGTTGCGGAATTCGACTTTTTTGTCCGCAGTAACGACATAGACCTGCGACTGTCCGGCATTGTTCCGCTGTACGGCCTGCTGCGGGACGGTGATGGCGTTCTTCTCCAAGCCCTGCTGTACCTGCACGCGCACATACATGCCCGGCAGCAGATCTCCATCCGGATTGGGGAACTCGCCGCGCAGGGTGACCTGGCCCGTCGTCGTGTCGACGGCCGCTTCGGAGAAGAGCAGCCTGCCCTTGTGGCTGTAAGGGGTGCCGTCGTCTAGGATCAACTGCACTTCGGCTTCGTTGTTGGCGCCCATCAGCTGACCGTCCTCAAGCGCATTGCGCAGGCGGATCAGGTCGGTCGCCGATTGCGTGAAGTCGGCATAGATCGGGTCGAGCTGCTGGATCGTTGCCAGGTTCTCCGACCCGTTCGCACTCACGAGGGCGCCTTCGGTGATCAGAGCCCGGCCGATGCGCCCGCTGATCGGAGCGGTGACGTTGGCGTATTGCCGATCGAGCTTCGCCTCGGCGAGGCCTGCTTCGGCGATCCCGACATCGGCCTCTGCCTGCGCCAACTGCGCGATTGCGTCGTCGTACTGCTGAACCGCCGTGACCTGCGCCTCCTTCAACCGCGACTGCCGCTCGGCAGTCTGCTTGGCCTGCTGGAGGACGGCCTTGGCACGGCGGAGCGTTGCCTCGGCGCTGTCGACCCGTACCTGGAACGGCGCCGGATCGATCCGGTAGAGCACATCGCCCTCCTTGACCATCGTGCCCTGTTCGAACACCCGGTCCACCACAATGCCGGAAACGCGCGGTCGAACTTCGGCAATACGCGTCGCGGTGATGCGGCCCGGCAGTTCGTTGGTGATCGGCAGGGATTCGGTGGCCGTGGTGAAAACGGCGACTGCGGCCGGCGGAAAGGCCGGGGCTGCCTGTTGTTCTTCGCTCTTCTGGCAGCCGGCAAGAAAAATCACGGTTGCCAAAGCGGCGGCCAGTGTCGGTCGGTTCATGCGCATCGCAATGTCCATATTCGAGGACCGTCCGCAGCCGTTGCGCCTCGCAGCGCTGCGTGGTCCGAAAGTGAGATGAAGCGGAGCCGGTATCGGCGCGGGAAAATACCGGAAAGCTAATATACAAACACAAATGTATGTTAATTTCTCCCGCAGTGCAACACTGGCACACGATCGCAGCCGACAGCCGAAAAAACCAAAAGCCGCAGCGGGTTCGGCGCTGCGGCTCCTTGATCATCACGCAAGCGTGATCAGGCGTGCCTGCGTTCAAAGCGGGACGAGGAAAAGTGTGAAGCGGTTTTCCGCCCGCGTCCCGCGTCTTACCAAGCGGGACGAGGAAAAGTGTGAAGCGGTTTTCCGCCCGCGTCCCGCATCTACGAATAAGAATTGATCACGCGGCCTTCCGCATCGAAGCGGTGCATGCTGCCGATGACCGGAGTGGCATGCACGATGTCGTCCTCGGCGTAACGGTGTTCACCGAACAGCCGCACGGTAATCAAGCCGAACTGCTCGGTTTCGAGATAGACGATGGTGTCCGCACCGAGATGCTCGACATGGATGACCTTGCCTTTCCAGTCGCCGCTCTCGCGGGAAAGACCGATATGTTCGGGCCGGATGCCGATCGTCTTCGCCGTTGTATCGCCGAGCCGCTCGCCCTCGATGAAGTTCATCTGCGGCGAGCCGATGAAGCCTGCGACAAAGGCATTGGCGGGGTGGTTGTAAAGCTCCATAGGCGAGCCGACCTGCTCGATCTGGCCTGCATTCAGGACGACGATCTTGTCGGCGAGCGTCATCGCTTCGACCTGGTCGTGGGTGACGTAGATCATCGTCGCCTTGAGACTGCGGTGCAGGCGCGCGATCTCGAGGCGCGTATTGACGCGAAGGGCGGCATCGAGATTCGACAGCGGCTCGTCGAAGAGGAAGAGTTTCGGCTCGCGAACGATGGCGCGGCCGATCGCCACACGCTGGCGCTGGCCGCCGGACAGTTCGGCCGGGCGGCGCGCGAGATAGGGATCGAGCGACAGCATCCCTGCTGCCTTGCCGACCTTCTCTTCGATCTCTGCCTTCGCTACGCCCGCCTGTTTCAGTCCAAGGCCCATATTGTCCTTCACCGTCAGGTGCGGATAGAGCGCATAGGATTGAAAAACCATGGCGATGCCGCGTTTGGCGGGCGCGACATGGCCGACCTCGACACCGTCGATCTGCACGCTGCCCGACGTCGCGTCCTCAAGGCCGGCGATGGTGCGCAGCAGGGTCGATTTTCCGCAGCCCGAGGGACCGACGAAAATGACGAACTCGCCGTCCTTCACCTCCAGGTCGATGCCCTTCAGCACCTCGTGGCTGCCGAAGGTCTTGCGGATGGATTTGAGTTGCAGTGATCCCACGTATTGCCCTCTCGGATTAGAGCCTGACCGGCGTGCCGGTGCGCACGCTTTCGTCTGCTGCCAGGCAGATCTTGAGCGATTGCACCGCGTCGTCCATGTGACGGTCGAGATTGATGTTTTCGCGAATGGCCTTGAGCACGAACGCCTGCTCGCGGTCGCAGAGTTCCTGATGCCCGGGCTCGCCCACCATCCTCAGGTCCTCGTCCGGCCTGAGGAAGCGACCATCCGGACCGGTGGCAGCGTTGTGCAGGCGAATGACCGCGGTTTTGGTGTGCATGTCGATGTCGTCGGACTTGGCGTTCTGATCCATGACGATCGACACCGACCCGTTCGGTGACATCACATCCTTCACGAAAAAGGCGGTTTCGGAGATCATCGGCCCCCAGCCGGCCTCGTACCAGCCGATCGACCCGTCGTCGAAGAGCACCTGCAGGTGCCCGTAATTGTACATGTCGGCGGCGATCTCGTGCGAGAGACGAAGGCCCATGCCGCGAACTTCGACGGGCTTGGCGTCGGTGATCTGGCACATGACGTCGACATAATGCACGCCGCAGTCGACGATCGGCGACGTGGTCTGCATCAGTGACTTGTGCGTCGCCCAGGTCGCCCCGCTCGACTGCTGGTTCAGATTCATGCGGAAGACATAGGGAGGCCCAAGCTTCCGCGCCTCGGCGATCAGCCGCATCCAGGACGGATGGTGGCGCAGGATGTAGCCGACCACCAGCTTGCGGCCGTTGGCGCGAGCGCAAGCGACGACGCGCTCGGCATCCGCTACCGTGGTTGCCAGCGGCTTCTCGACGAAGACATGCGCGCCGGCTTCCATCGCCATCACGGCATAGTCCGCATGTGTGTCCGAATAGGTGTTGATCGAGCAGAGCTCGGGTTTCAGTTCCCTGAGCGCCTCCGAAAACGACGGCAGGATCTCATAGCCACTGAGCGCTTGCGGAAGGTTGACCTGCGAGCGGTTGACCAGGCCAGCGATCGCGAAGCCGGGGTTCTCATGGTAGGCCAGCGCATGGCTGCGTCCCATATTGCCGAGGCCGGCGCAAAGAACGCGGATCGGTTCCACGGAAGAACTCATTTGACTGCTCCTGCCGTAATGCCGCGGATCAGTTGCCGCGAGAAGATGACGTAGAGGACCAATACCGGGAAGATCGCTAGCGACAGCGCCGAGAGAACCGCGTTCCAGTTGGTGACGAACTGGCCGATAAAGATCTGCGAGCCGAGCGTCACGGTCTTCGTCGTCTCCGCGGGCGCAAGGATCAGCGGGAACCAGAGATCGTTCCAGATCGGAATCATGGTGAAGACCGCGACCGTCGCCATCGCTGGGCGGATGAGCGGCAACACCAGCCGGAAGAAGATCGCATATTCGGAAAGCCCATCGATGCGCCCGGCATTTTTCAGATCGTCGGACACGGTGCGCATGAATTCGGAAAGAATGAAGACCGCGAGCGGCAGGCCCTGCGCCGTATACACAAGGATCAGCGCCGTCAGCGTATTGACGAGGCCGGTCGCCACCATGCCCTGCAGGATTGCCACCGTCCCGAGCCGGATCGGGATCATGATGCCGAGCGCCAGATAAAGCCCCATCAGCGCGTTGCCGCGGAAGCGATATTCGGAGAGCGCGAAGGCGGCCATTGCGCCGAAGAGCAGGACGAGGGCGATCGAGACGACGGTCACGATGACGCTGTTCTGGAAGTAGCCGACGAAATCACCCTGCTTCAGCACCGTCTCATAGCCGATCAGGCTGAAGGTCTCGGGCGTCGGGATCGCCAAGGGTTCGCGGAAGATCGCATTGCGGCTCTTGAAGGAGTTCGCGATCGTCAGGAACACCGGAAAGAGCGCGACGAGCGTATAGGCGATCAGCGCGAAATGGACGGCGCCGGTCCGGGCGACGGAGGTTCGTGCTTGCGACATCCTGGCTCCTCCTAGAATTGGTAGCGGCGCATGCGGCGCTGGATGACGAAGAGGTAGAGCGAGACGCCGGCGAGGATGATCAGGAACATGATCGCGGCGATCGTCGCGCCCATCGACCGGTCGCCGAGCTGAAGCTGGAACCCGAAGAAGGTGCGGTAGAGCAGGGTGCCAAGGATGTCCGTCGACTTGTCCGGGCCGGCAAGCGCGCCTTGCACCGTGTAGATCAGGTCGAAGGCGTTGAAATTGCCGACGAAGGTGAGGATCGAGACGATGCCGATCGCCGGCAGGATCAGCGGCAGCTTGATCTTCCAGAACTGGCTCCAGCCGGTGACGCCGTCGAGCTCCGCCGCCTCGATCACCTCGTCCGGAATGTTGAGGAGCGCCGCATAGATCAGCATCATCGGGATGCCGATATACTGCCAGACGGAGATCAGCGAGACGGCGATGAGTGCGCTGTCGGGCCGGCCGAGCCAGGGCGCGAACAGCCATTTCAGGCCGACGAGATCCATCAGGTAGGGGGCGACCCCCCAGATCGGAGAGAGAATAAGCTTCCAGATGAAGCCGACGATGACAAAGGAAAGCAGCGTCGGCAGGAAGATCGCCGTGCGATAGAAGGCGCTGAAGCGGAGCTTCGGGATCGACAGCATGGCGGCGAGTGCAATGCCGATCGGGTTCTGCACGGCCATGTGGATCAGGAAGAAGACGAAATTGTTCTTGAGCGCGTTCCAGAAATCCGTGGCCCAGCGTGGATCGCCGAACAGCACCTTGAAATTGCCAAAACCGACGAAGGCGTACTCGCCGTTGACCGTATTGAAGAAGGATTGGCGCAGCGTCTCGATCAGCGGCAGGATCATCACCGCCGTGTAGACGATCAGGGCCGGCAGCAGGAAGACGAGGATGTGCCAGCGCCGCGGGCGCTTGATCTCGCTGATGTCCGTTTGGGTATCGCTTGGCTTCATCGGCCTCTGGCCCGCTCTCAAACTGGCTGGCCGTTACGGCGCAGCTCCGATTTCATCCGAAATGCAAGCGCGCTTGAGGCGCGCTGAGAACGTCTCCGTCCCCTTGATGCAAGGGCTTCCTTGACGTTCCGGATTTCGCCTGAACGCCGGATGTCCTGATCGTTGATCGGTTCGCCCATTGCCCCTCGCGGAGCATTCCGGCGGAGTGGCGTCGGTGCAGGCGAAGGCAACCGCGGGATCTCGGAAAATACCGGCTGAACCGGCCTTCCATGTTCCCTCACATCCGGCTCCGCACCGGACATCCAAACACAATTGCGGCATCGTTCACAGCGCACGAGGGAAATTTCGTGCGAAAGAAGGGGCGCGGAGCCAAGCGTGGCTCGCACGCCCCTTTCGATGCCTATTTTACCGGCTTGAACCAGCTGTCGAGCCCATCCTGCAGTTTCTTGGCCGCCTCTTCCGGCGTGTCGGTGCCGTTGATGACATTGGCCGATTCCACCCAGGTCTCGTTTTCGAGGTTTGGCGTGCCGCGCGACAGGATCTGGTAGGTCGAGCGGATCGTCGGCTTGCACTTTTCGCGCCAGGAAACGAATTCCTGGGCGAGCGGATCGGTCATCTTCACCGGGGTCGAGTTCAGGCTGAAGAAGCCCGGCAGGGCGTTGGCGTAGATGTCCGCGAACTCCGGCGACGCTACCCAGCTCAGGAAGGTCTTGGCGGCGTCTGCGTTCGCGCTCTTGGCGTTGAGGCCGATGCCGATATCGTTATGGTCGGAGATGTAGCAGGTATCGCCGGCCTTCTTCACTGGCGGCGGGAAGGCGCCCATCTTGAACTGTGCCTGGGTGTTGAAGCCCGAGATTTCCCAGGAACCCGCCGGGTAAATCGCCGCACGGCCGAGCGTGAAGAGGTTCTGGCTGTCCGGATAGGTCTGTGCTTCGAAGCCGTCGCCGAGATAGTCCTTCCACTTCGCAAGCACACGGAGAGGTTCCACCCACGGCTCGTCGGTCAGCTTCTGCTCGCCCTTGAGCAGCGCCAGACGGCCTTCCTCGCCCTTCCAGTAGTTCGGGCCGATGTTCTGGTAGCCCATGGTCGCGGCTTCCCAGAGGTCTTTGGTGCCCATGGCCATCGGAATATAGTTGCCATCGACCTTGATCTTGTCGAGAACCGCGAAGAATTCTTCCTCGGTCGTCGGGACCGAAAGACCGAGCTGGTCGAAGGCGTCCTTGTTATAGATGAAGCCGTGGATGACCGAGGCCATCGGCACGCAGAAGGTTGTCTTGCCGTCGTCGGTCGTCCAGGCGGCCTTGGCGACATCGGAGAAGTTTTCCATGCCGGGCAGGCCGGTCAGATCGGCGAGATGTTTCTTGTTGTAGAGTTCGAGTGACGCGTCGAACGGGCGGCAGGTGATGAGATCGCCCGCGGATCCGGCGTCCAGCTTGGCATTGAGGGCGGCGTTGTACTCGGTCGGGGCAGACGGCGAGAAGACGACCTTGATGCCGGGATTCTTGGCTTCGAAGGCGGGGATCAGCTTTTCCTGCCAGATCGCCAAGTCATCGTTGCGCCAGCTCTCGATCGTCAGCGTCACGTCCTGGGCGTGCGCAAGCCCGGCCGAGCCGAGAATGCTCGATGCGAGCAACAAGCCTTTCATTGTTGTGCGGGTCATGCAGGTTCTCCCTTTTATAGGCGCCGCCACGGCGCAGTTCTAAATCCCAGTTTATCGTTCAGGCCGAGACGATTGCGATCGCCCGGCGCAAATTCTGATTGGCACTTTCAAGCGCGGCTTCGGCCGCCGCAACATCCTTCGCCCCGGACGCAAGCAGGATTGCCACCTTGACCGAGCCGGAAGCGGTGCTGATGAGCTTGCCCGCTTCGGCAGCGCTGACGCCGGTGACGTCGCAAATGATCCGGATTGCCCGTCCGCGCAGCTTGATGTTGTCGGCGCGCAGATTGACCATGTGGCCATCGAGCACATGCCCAAGATGGATGCCAACCAGGGTCGAGAACATGTTGAAGGCGATCTTCTGTGCCGTGCCCGCGCCCATGCGCGTCGAGCCCGATACCACCTCCGGCGGCGTCTGCAGCAGGATAGACACATCGGCGTCCTCGAAGAGGGGTGCGCCAGGATTGTTGGCAATGGCGATCACCTTCGCGCCGCGTTTTCTGGCCTCGTCGGCGGCCGCGAGCGCGTAAGGAGTTGAACCGCTGGCGGAGACGGAGATCAGACAATCGCCCGCCTCGATGCCGGCATTGTCCACGTCTGCGCGCGCGAGATCCATGTCATCCTCGTAACCGCCCGCAAGGTCGGCAAGGCTCGCGGCGCCACCGGCGAGAAGAATGACGATTTGTTCCTGGGGGATGCCGTAGGTGCCAGGCAGTTCGAGCGCATCCGCCATGGCCATCAGGCCGGAGCTTCCCGCGCCCGCATAGGCAAGGCGCCCGCCTCCGGCAAGAACGCCTGCGGCAAGTGCTGCTGCCGCCGAAATCTGTTCGATTGCCCCATCCACGGATTTCGCCGCCGCCTGCTGGCCGGAAGCGAGCAGCCGAAGCGCCAGCGACGGATGCATTACATCCAGCCCTTTGGCATTGTCGTGGCGCTCTTCGGTCTTGGCTGACGGCATCGCGTTTTCTCCTCTTCGGGAATTAATGCCAAAAAAATACCAATTGTCTAGGAGAAATTTAAATTTCGATGAAAGAAAACAAAGCCTCAGAAATTTATCAAACAAAATCAAATAAATAACTAATTGTTGTGACCGCGGCTCGAAATGCACTTGGTTAATGGTATTTTTTTGGTATTTTAGGGTCCGGAGGTGCCCATGACATCCTATCTGATCGGAATCGACGGCGGCGGAACGAGTTGCCGCGCGGCTGTCGCGGCTACGGACGGTCGCATGCTTGGCCGCGGCAAGGCTGGCGCCGCCAATATTCTAACCGATCCCGAGACGGCGCTGCAAAACATTACCGATGCGGCGCGGGCGGCGTTCGAGGACGCCGGCCTCGACCCCGCCGGCATAACGGTTGCGCGGGCGATTGTCGGCGTCGCGGGACATAATGTCGGCGATGCCGTACATTATGTGAAAAGGCGGCTTCCTTTCGCCGCGGCCGACATCGAATCGGATGGTCTGATCGCGCTTCAGGGCGCTCTCGGCGACAAGGACGGCGCCGTCGCCATCCTTGGAACCGGCACCATCTATATCGCGCGCCGAGGCGATACGGTCAGCTATGTCGGCGGTTGGGGTTTCACGATCGGAGATCACGGCAGCGGCGCCCGCATCGGCCACGCGCTGCTGCAGGAAAGCCTGCTCGCTTTCGACGGCATTCACGAAGCATCGCCGGTGACGGATTCCGTGTTCGCCGAATTCAACAACGATCCGCGCGATGTCGTTGATTTCGCGCGACTGGCCAAGCCCGGTGAATTCGGGCGTTACGCCCCACGGGTCTTCGAATATGCGGATCGAGGCGACGCCGTGGCGCTGCGGTTGCTGAAGGCGGCCGCGACCACAGTGGATGAGGCGCTGGACGTGGTGGTCTCCAGGGGAAGCGAGAGATTGTGCCTGCTCGGCGGCCTGGCGGTGCTTTATCGGCCATGGCTTGCCAAGCGCCACCAACCGCGCTTTGTCGAGGCGGAAGCCGATGCGCTGACCGGCGCCGTAGCGCTGGCCGCCGCCCGCTTCGGATCGCAGCGGGAGGTCAAGGCATGAACCAGCAGCTTTCCGCCATTCTGCCGCTGGAAGCCCTGCAGTCGGGGGGCGCGGGTCCGCTTTATCTGAAGCTCAGGCAATCCCTTGAAGAGGCGATATTGTCGGGCAAGCTCAATCATGGCGATGCGCTGCCGCCCGAAAGAGACCTCGCCGATTATGCCAACATCAGCCGTGTAACCGTCCGTAAGGCCGTCGATGACCTCGTGCGCGACGGGCTGCTGGTGCGCCGCCACGGTTCCGGCACCTTCGTCGTCCGGCCGGTCTCGCGCGTCGAACAGTCGCTCTCCCGCTTGACGTCGTTTACCGAGGACATGGCGCGGCGCGGCCTCAACACGCGGGCGGAATGGCTGGAGCGAGGGCTCTTCCACCCTTCGCCCGATGAAATGATGACGCTCGGTCTTCCGGCTGATGCACTGGTCGCTCGTCTCGGCCGCCTGCGCATCGCCGACGACATGCCGCTTGCAATCGAGCGCGCCTGCGTCTCGGCGGAATTCCTGCCGGACCCGCTCGCGGTGACCACCTCGCTCTATGCCGCGCTCGACAAGACCCGGTCCCGGCCGGTTCGGGCGGTGCAACGCATCTCTGCCTGCAACATCAAGGATCCGGATGCTT is a genomic window of Sinorhizobium numidicum containing:
- a CDS encoding efflux RND transporter permease subunit, whose translation is MPSFFIDRPIFAWVVAIFIMVAGIIAIPLLPVSQYPNVAPPQISINTTYPGASSQDTYQSVTRLIEDELNGVEGLMYFESTSSSSGSVEINATFEPGTDPSQASVDIQNRVQRVEPRLPDAVKQQGVQVDEAGSGFLLIISLTSTDGSMDAIGLGDYLSRNVLSEIQRVPGVGRAQLFATERSMRVWLDPDKMLGLNLTAADVTAAIQAQNAQIASGSIGAQPNPITQQISAPVVIKGQLSSPEEFGAIVLRANADGSAVRLRDVARIEIGGESYAFSTRLNGKPSAAIAVQLSPSGNAMSTSAAVKARMDELSEFFPQGLEYSVPYDTSPFVEVSIEKVVSTLLEAVALVFIVMFLFLQNIRYTIIPTLVVPVALLGTCAVMLAMGFSINVLTMFGMVLAIGILVDDAIIVVENVERIMSEEGLSPKDATRKAMKQITGAVIGITLVLASVFIPMAFFPGAVGVIYRQFSLTMVVSILFSALLALSLTPALCASFLKQVPKGHHHAKRGFFGWFNRNFDRTSHGYSRVVRGLVHRAGRFMIIYLALLAGLGWAFMKLPSSFLPDEDQGYVIVMMQLPSEATGNRTTEVIEQAEKIFGQEPAVDRIVAINGFSFFGTGQNAGLAFVTLKDWSERDANNSAQAIAGRATMAMSQIKDAISFALSPPAIQGLGTTGGFSFRLQDRGGLGEAALAQARDQLLGLASQSKVVTGVRFEGMPDAAQVNVLIDREKANTFGVTFADINSTISTNLGSSYVNDFPNAGRMQRVTVQADENQRMQTADLLNLNVRNSSGGMVPLSAFATVEWIKASTQSVGYNGYPSVRISGEAAQGYSSGDAIAEMERLAGQLPAGFGYEWTGQSLQEIQSGSQAPLLIALSCLLVFLCLAALYESWSIPVSVIMVVPLGVIGSVLAVTLRDMPNDVYFKVGLIAIIGLSAKNAILIIEFAKELRDQGKSLIDATLEAAHLRFRPILMTSLAFTLGVLPLAIATGASSGSQRAIGTGVMGGMISATVLAIFFVPVFFVFVMKIFGRRKATETAAPEANAAPQAASERADAAE
- a CDS encoding efflux RND transporter periplasmic adaptor subunit, whose amino-acid sequence is MDIAMRMNRPTLAAALATVIFLAGCQKSEEQQAAPAFPPAAVAVFTTATESLPITNELPGRITATRIAEVRPRVSGIVVDRVFEQGTMVKEGDVLYRIDPAPFQVRVDSAEATLRRAKAVLQQAKQTAERQSRLKEAQVTAVQQYDDAIAQLAQAEADVGIAEAGLAEAKLDRQYANVTAPISGRIGRALITEGALVSANGSENLATIQQLDPIYADFTQSATDLIRLRNALEDGQLMGANNEAEVQLILDDGTPYSHKGRLLFSEAAVDTTTGQVTLRGEFPNPDGDLLPGMYVRVQVQQGLEKNAITVPQQAVQRNNAGQSQVYVVTADKKVEFRNVTLGRTVGTRWQVTSGLKPGEKVIVEGFQKIAPGAPVEPSDWDPNAKPQGEQANASGGTGEKPTTEVK
- a CDS encoding ABC transporter ATP-binding protein — encoded protein: MGSLQLKSIRKTFGSHEVLKGIDLEVKDGEFVIFVGPSGCGKSTLLRTIAGLEDATSGSVQIDGVEVGHVAPAKRGIAMVFQSYALYPHLTVKDNMGLGLKQAGVAKAEIEEKVGKAAGMLSLDPYLARRPAELSGGQRQRVAIGRAIVREPKLFLFDEPLSNLDAALRVNTRLEIARLHRSLKATMIYVTHDQVEAMTLADKIVVLNAGQIEQVGSPMELYNHPANAFVAGFIGSPQMNFIEGERLGDTTAKTIGIRPEHIGLSRESGDWKGKVIHVEHLGADTIVYLETEQFGLITVRLFGEHRYAEDDIVHATPVIGSMHRFDAEGRVINSYS
- a CDS encoding Gfo/Idh/MocA family protein, giving the protein MSSSVEPIRVLCAGLGNMGRSHALAYHENPGFAIAGLVNRSQVNLPQALSGYEILPSFSEALRELKPELCSINTYSDTHADYAVMAMEAGAHVFVEKPLATTVADAERVVACARANGRKLVVGYILRHHPSWMRLIAEARKLGPPYVFRMNLNQQSSGATWATHKSLMQTTSPIVDCGVHYVDVMCQITDAKPVEVRGMGLRLSHEIAADMYNYGHLQVLFDDGSIGWYEAGWGPMISETAFFVKDVMSPNGSVSIVMDQNAKSDDIDMHTKTAVIRLHNAATGPDGRFLRPDEDLRMVGEPGHQELCDREQAFVLKAIRENINLDRHMDDAVQSLKICLAADESVRTGTPVRL
- a CDS encoding carbohydrate ABC transporter permease, with amino-acid sequence MSQARTSVARTGAVHFALIAYTLVALFPVFLTIANSFKSRNAIFREPLAIPTPETFSLIGYETVLKQGDFVGYFQNSVIVTVVSIALVLLFGAMAAFALSEYRFRGNALMGLYLALGIMIPIRLGTVAILQGMVATGLVNTLTALILVYTAQGLPLAVFILSEFMRTVSDDLKNAGRIDGLSEYAIFFRLVLPLIRPAMATVAVFTMIPIWNDLWFPLILAPAETTKTVTLGSQIFIGQFVTNWNAVLSALSLAIFPVLVLYVIFSRQLIRGITAGAVK
- a CDS encoding carbohydrate ABC transporter permease, which encodes MKPSDTQTDISEIKRPRRWHILVFLLPALIVYTAVMILPLIETLRQSFFNTVNGEYAFVGFGNFKVLFGDPRWATDFWNALKNNFVFFLIHMAVQNPIGIALAAMLSIPKLRFSAFYRTAIFLPTLLSFVIVGFIWKLILSPIWGVAPYLMDLVGLKWLFAPWLGRPDSALIAVSLISVWQYIGIPMMLIYAALLNIPDEVIEAAELDGVTGWSQFWKIKLPLILPAIGIVSILTFVGNFNAFDLIYTVQGALAGPDKSTDILGTLLYRTFFGFQLQLGDRSMGATIAAIMFLIILAGVSLYLFVIQRRMRRYQF
- a CDS encoding ABC transporter substrate-binding protein, whose amino-acid sequence is MTRTTMKGLLLASSILGSAGLAHAQDVTLTIESWRNDDLAIWQEKLIPAFEAKNPGIKVVFSPSAPTEYNAALNAKLDAGSAGDLITCRPFDASLELYNKKHLADLTGLPGMENFSDVAKAAWTTDDGKTTFCVPMASVIHGFIYNKDAFDQLGLSVPTTEEEFFAVLDKIKVDGNYIPMAMGTKDLWEAATMGYQNIGPNYWKGEEGRLALLKGEQKLTDEPWVEPLRVLAKWKDYLGDGFEAQTYPDSQNLFTLGRAAIYPAGSWEISGFNTQAQFKMGAFPPPVKKAGDTCYISDHNDIGIGLNAKSANADAAKTFLSWVASPEFADIYANALPGFFSLNSTPVKMTDPLAQEFVSWREKCKPTIRSTYQILSRGTPNLENETWVESANVINGTDTPEEAAKKLQDGLDSWFKPVK
- a CDS encoding N-acetylmuramic acid 6-phosphate etherase codes for the protein MPSAKTEERHDNAKGLDVMHPSLALRLLASGQQAAAKSVDGAIEQISAAAALAAGVLAGGGRLAYAGAGSSGLMAMADALELPGTYGIPQEQIVILLAGGAASLADLAGGYEDDMDLARADVDNAGIEAGDCLISVSASGSTPYALAAADEARKRGAKVIAIANNPGAPLFEDADVSILLQTPPEVVSGSTRMGAGTAQKIAFNMFSTLVGIHLGHVLDGHMVNLRADNIKLRGRAIRIICDVTGVSAAEAGKLISTASGSVKVAILLASGAKDVAAAEAALESANQNLRRAIAIVSA